DNA from Nymphalis io chromosome 24, ilAglIoxx1.1, whole genome shotgun sequence:
TCGGGATGCCATGCTACGTTTATCGCCATAGATTTGATAGCTTTTTCCAACAACAATAGgagtacagataaataaataactttcgaCATTTCAATTAACCTGATGTTTtttggtcgagatcttaaattataatctatCTTATTTCTCAAGGATTAgtgataaaatagttttaaatgtcGGCGAAATTGCtatcgaaactttggaagtaaaattaaggtGGTGATAGTGAAGTGAAATAGTGTttggattataaataaaagtgttttaatCAAGAACTATTAGCTAGGAGCAAATCCCATGGAATATGTAATTCTAGGGCTCATCTCTACTCCTTTTTCGATTGGATTGTATAAGGGGTATTACAGTTGTGATCAAATTTGGAGGCTTGGGGCTtactccaacccgcattggagcagcgtagtggaataagctccaaaccttctcctcaaaagggagaggaggcctcaggccagcagtgggacattaacatgctggTACTTTGATCAAATCTACTAATCGAATGGTTCGTACGTTACAAATATGCGTACATTAATGAGCATTTGCAATAGGGGGGCGGGCAGTACCTCGAATATGTTAAAGTCGACGGCGTGGTGGTGCGTGTGCGCGGAGACGGTGCGCTCGCGGCGCGGGTCCCACAGCGCCAGGTCGGCGTCGGCGCCCGCGGCCACGCGGCCCTTGCGCGGCCACAGGTGGAAcacgcgcgccgccgccgcgctgctCACCGACACGAAGCGGCACGGGTCCATGGCGCCTGCGCGTACACGCGGTGAGTCGACCTTCTgttataggcggacgagcagtGGCTCACCGCACCGCGCATGGACTTGGCgacgtaagaaataataaacattccttacattgccgaTGTGCCCCCGATCTTGGGAGCTGAGATGTTTTGCCTATTTTGCCtgttatactggcttactcacgcttcaaaccggaacgcaaaaatactaagtatagctgctcagtggcagaatatctgatgagtgggtggtatcaaTAGCGAAAATAACATCTATCTAGCACATTCGATTTTCTGAACTGTTTcatagaattattaattatatttcgatATTTCCCCGCAATAGTACCCGAGGagtttcatttatttgaatagtcCAAACTCTAGAgagtgcatttttttttttatatgccccgggatggcaaatgactctactccacctgatggtaagtggtagtagagtccaaacgcgacgacggccagtacagtcgggaagaatgttctgtactagccgtccccgccttgccggcccgcaagatgcctcttcacggctcgtttgaaggaacccgggttgtaagaggaggggaacacgtgagctggtaaggaattccattctttgatAGGCATTACACGGTTACGATCGTCTTCGGTCCATTTctggtaaaaatataatgttattaattttattgtaagccAGACTACCCATTAAGTTTCTTTCACTGATCCTCTGaggtcttttatttttttatttacttatttagaaTTACCATCTTGACAACATGATTGCTGTAAGTTTaagtaattaagtattattaaataaaaattaagtagtattaagtaaataaaaagttaacaaattagcaggtctaagggtaaaagttgccatatTTATAGCTAACTacgacatgcaaaaatgacactaagcatTTAAAAtgacgaaccggttggcgtggttggtggatgcttgtctttgcctttcacgccgaaggttgtaggttcgattcccacccaggacagatatttgtgtgcatgaccatgtctgtttgtcctgagtctaggtttaattatcaatataagtatgtatttactaaagaaaaatagtatatgtagtatatcagttgtctggtttccatagtacaagctctgcttagtttgggatcagatggccgtatgagaataatgtcccaagatattattattattataatagatctAAGGGtaaaaatttgaaatacttAGAAGtaaccacgacatgcaaaaatgacactaagcatctaaaataataatgaaagaaaccGGTGATAGattttttgacaatcaaaaCGCTTCTAtactgaaatatattaatacctaTTATCTCTATGGCAGCTATATGTCTGTTCGTAACTGTTAATTGTTAATGGCTGTGTGTGTCCGGAACGAAGCTGAAcgcctgatttttttttataataacgatgTTAATCCCCTGAATACAGGGGTCTGGAACAGCATTCTTGAATTTCCGGAGTCCGAAAAAGCAATTATGCTGTATAAACTTCTTATAATAGGATTAAACCGCAGAAACTCGATTATATGGCTTATAATTCTGTATTTTTAAGCTCCTACAGGAGACATGATCACTATGTGACCAAACTCCTTAAAAAATTTAGATTAGCTGTTGATTGTATTTGTGCCAAATGGGAGTTTTCTGAGACCtttaacaaattacataaaagtGAATTCGAGTGAACCGAGCACGTCTTTTACgatttattatttgtgaatGTTTGTATCAGAGCTTATAAGGCATGACGCTAGAAAAaagcgttacgcgtttcccccacgggaacagtggggggtatgtggggctcgctgtgccgaggcgccgagtgcgcgcCGAACATCGGAacatccactaaaaaaccagcggtagcctttccgtcttaacgaggagcgccacgggatcgcttgcgcatgctaccgtgacgaaacATATAATACCTGTGTTAACCGCCTTCTGCCAGAGTATAGCCATACGATCTTCAACACCATTAACACCATTGGGTATCTTGCTGAAGTTGCCTTTCCCGAGCTCCTTGTCCTTCTCGTGGAAAGTGCAGTTGTCGCTGGCTATTATTTGCAAATCGTCActggaatataaatattaaaatataattataataatcgacGTGACATTATAAATTCGATAtggttttgttatgttttatgtCTGTATAcacttttgtaatataatgtaggtggtgtaatattattattattattattatttatttatagacgagCAGCTGATAAGCTGATATGTCTATGTAAATTGTgttgaaaaatcatttttgcagaAGTGACAGCTTCTGCGACTTTAACCAGGTATCAAGTCGGTTTTTGAAAGCATTAACTGAAGTGGCCAAAACAATTTCTTCGGGTAACTTGTTCCAATTAGAAACCACTCTGTTACTTAGGAAGTTATGTGCAGCTTGTTTACAGGTTGGAGTTCTGTTTAACTTTGTTTGGTGCCCTCTATATGTTCTATCGTTGTTTTTAGGGTTGTAGATATTCTGTATATCTGGTAAGTCATAGTGGTGGTTAAGGATTTTGTATGTTTCGATTAGGTCACCGCGTAGGCGTCTTTCTTCAAGGGTTGTAAATTGTAAAGCATGGAGTCTCTCTTGGTATGATTTACGGCGTAGAACATGTGGTATCTTGGTAGCTTTTCTTTGTACATTTTCCAGTAAATTTATGTCTTTTTGGTAGTAGggattccaaatttgaaagGCATATTCCAATAATGGTCTTATgtacgttttataaatttttagaaataCTCCAATTGTCATCATTTGAAAGGACCtcctaattacataaataaatgagttTGCTTTCTTAACTATTGTAATTATGTGCTTTTCCCACTTCAAATCAGATGTTATAAGTACACCAAGGTCTCTCTGGACATTAACAGATTCAATGATCTTCTCCTTCAAACTGTACACCATTTTAGGGTTAGTTCGGCCAAGATGAAGAACACTGCATTTGGATGTGTTGAGACTAATGATCCAATCCTTGGTCCACTCCTGGATTCTGTTAAGGTCATCTTGTAGTTGCCCTGAGCTTATTAGAGGGTTAGCAAAGAATTTTCCATCGTCAGCAAAGAATGCTGCTTGAGATTTTATAAGTTCTACCAAGTCTGTTATGTAAATGCCAAATAGATAGGCAGAGAGTActgatccctgggggacgccgcTAAGCACTTGTTTCCGTTGTGATAAGGAGTTACCAACCCGTACTTGGAATGTTCTATCTGAAAGATAGTTTTCTATCCAATTTAGTAGCGCACCCCTCACACCAATATGTTCCAGTTTCTTTAGAAGCCGTTTGTGGGGAACTCTGTCAAAGGCACGTTCGAAGTCCAGGTAAACAACGTCAACcggtatatttttatcaaggtcTTTTGTCCATGGGTGAACACATGAAAGAAGATTGGTTATGGTTGATCTTTTCTGCACAAATCCATGCTGCCTAGGTGATATAATACATTCACGGCTTAAGAACTGCATCAGTTGATTGCTAATAATTTTTTCCATGATCTTTATGATAATACTAGTGAGGCTGATGGGTCGGAAATTCTCAGGTTGAGTTTTATCACCTTTTTTGTATATAGGTGTTACTATTGCGTGTTTCCAGTCTTGTGGAAGATATATTGAGTATGAGTATGTTGCGAGTGTATTTTTGTGTGGTGTAGTGAAATATGGTGTTGTGTATTGTCGTACTGTTTACACTGATATCAAATATCGGCTATAGCTTGGTGTGGTGAGGTGTAACGTGGTATGGTTGAATTTAGTGTATCGTGGTGTGGCGAGTAGTGTATCGTGGTGTGTGGCGAGTAGTGTATCGTGGTGTGGCGAGTGGTGTATCGTGGTGTGGCGAGTGGTGTATCATGGTGTGGCGAGTGGTGTATCGTGGTGTGGCGAGTGGTGTATCGTGGTGTGTGGCGAGTGGTGTATCGTGGTGTGGCGAGTGGTGTATCGTGGTGTGGCGAGTGGTGTATCGTGGTGTGTGGCGAGTGGTGTATCGTGGTGTGTGGCGAGTGGTGTATCGTGGTGTGTGGCGAGTGGTGTATCGTGGTGTGTGGCGAGTGGTGTATCGTGGTGTGTGGCGAGTGGTGTATCGTGGTGTGGCGAGTGGTGTATCGTGGTGTGGCGAGTGGTGTATCGTGGTGTGGCGAGTGGTGTATCGTGGTGTGGCGAGTGGTGTATCGTGGTGTGGCGAGTGGTGTATCGTGGTGTGGCGTGTGGTGTATCGTGGTGTGGCGAGTGGTGTATCGTGGTGTGGCGAGTGGTGTATCGTGGTGTGTGGCGAGTGGTGTATCGTGGTGTGGCGAGTGGTGTATCGTGGTGTGGCGAGTGGTGTATCGTGGTGTGGCGAGTGGTGTATCGTGGTGTGTGGCGAGTGGTGTATCGTGGTGTGGCGAGTGGTGTATCGTGGTGTGGCGAGTGGTGTATCGTGGTGTGGCGAGTGGTGTATCGTGGTGTGGCGAGTGGTGTATCGTGGTGTGGCGAGTGGTGTATCGTGGTGTGGCGAGTGGTGTATCGTGGTGTGTGGCGAGTGGTGTATCGTGGTGTGGCGTGTAGTGCATCATGTTGTGTGGCGGTACACGTATACAGACTGCGCGAGCGCGTCGACGATGGCGGCGGGCGTGTCCCGCGCGCGTAGCGGCGGCGACAGCACGTGCGCCGCCGCGTGGCGGAAGCACGCGTTGCCGTAGTGGGAGCCTGCGGTACGACACGTACATTATACTAACGcaccttttttatagaatgggaaggcggacgagcatatgggccacctgatggtaagtggtccccgacgcccatagacattggcattgtaagaaatgttaaccatcgcttacatcagcgATGCGCccccaacctagggaactaaggtgttatgtcccctgtgcctgtaattacactggctcactcgcccttcaaacaaTACATATTTAGAGTTTGTTTACATAAAGTTCAACCCAGTCACCAGATTAACCGtatctatttttatgataatgcTTTTATTCTTTGAGGGAGGTTTTTATAACTTACTCCATAATATACAACACAAGAACCAATTAAATGAGTTTgaggaacacaataataccaagtgctgctgttttgcggtagaatatatgaggagtgggtggtacctacccagacgagcttgcacaaagctctaccaccagtaagcaccgcaaataattaaacttaatacaTATGTCATTTCTCAAAATTGTTACTcgattgattttatttcaattaatacaaTTGCTGTCATAATATTTGTAGTGTGTAAAGATACAAaggtgaataaaatattttaattataatacagacGGACAAACAGACCGTGATGGAAAGTAGACGCCTTCCTCCAGACATTGATTCTATGTCCCTAGACCCGTGTTTTCTAACCTTTTTTAGGCCATGTACAAccttaacatttctaaaatttttatgcccctaatacataatttttaacatttaaaaattgttttgttcccttaagaaatataaatgataagtttTAGGAAGAAATCACGATGAAATTGTTATCAAAACATCgtaagtaaaatttcaaaacatataatgtaaaaatgaaattcaaaataattttaatattaattttttctattttcatttaGTGCGATCCTTGCCCTTGATCCTTGCTGCACAGAGATTTTAAGTTAGATTCCAAGTTACTTATCTTTAATCTCAAGTCTCCACGTCTCTCAACGTTGTGTTATATCAAGtcgatttcttttttaatgagTAAATCACTATAAATGATTTACGAAAGGGTTAAATTCGTGTCAAGTCCTTTTTTAAATTGCCCCCTTAAATATCAAATCGCCCTGTGGAGCGTGGGCCCCACGTTGGGAAACACTGCCCTAGCATGTTATTActttggcttactcacccttaaaacaatacaaattatttatatttagagttTGTTTACATTAAGTTCAACGAGATTCACCGtatctatttttaatgacaatgcTTTCATTCTTTGAGGGGGTTGCGTAACTTGaagtaagttaataatatacaacacAAGAACCAAACTACCAATTAAATGAGTTAACAAAAACAGTTGAATTAGTTTCGTTATTACCTCGAACAAGCAGCCTAAGACCGTCCTATATTATtcataagaaaattttataatttaatgataatatttatatttaaaaagattcttttatgattttttttattaccgtgTTATATGATGAAAAaacttaaacaattatttaacaaaatgattGAATACAATTACGGATTtagctataaattaatattgtttaggggtgtgattagttaaacgatgctgttatattctttaaaatgtcaaatcaatgatgagagaaagagagaaatcactgGGACTAAATATCCGCTATATAAGTAAGACCGCTAATGTGTCTAagctattataacagataaaaaatatctacatacgatttaaaacaaaaaaaagttattttaaaagctaAGGACCCTTCTACTCCTTaagattttttgataataactttGTGGTGTACATACCATCAGTACCAATGGTAGCGGCCAGGGTTTCACCGATCAACGGCTGCTTCTGCCGAGTCCTAGCGAGACGGAGAGCTTGGACAGCGCTCTTTGACATCATATGTACTATGTAGAGCGGAGAGTTCATCtgaaaaatacagaaaatttagatttatttatttttagagacATACGTTGTTTTGCtgactgtaatattttattgtgttgtcTTTTGAATGATATACCTCccaataaaatttgtttctaatatttttagtaaacatCAATTCTtgcctaaatattaaaaaattcctTCACCACTGACGGTGtagtaaaacatcgtgaacaaacctgcatgtgtctaatttcattgaaataatgccacatgtgtattctatcaacccgtgttggagcagcgtggtgaaataagctccaaactttctcctcaaaagggagaggaggcagcagtgggacattagcgGGCTGTTACCGttttatacaacaaatataatgtACTGACTCAAAATAGTATGGcctactgcgcaggacatattataatgcatacAAGTATGTATGTGATAAACACAGGCTCACTCTTTATttctttactctcataatctgatgggatggcaGACTCGACAGGAACAGGAAGAGAGCACAAGTGCGTGTTATAGCAGGTACACAGGTTTCTGTTCGAACCCTGATtggtatttgtatgtatatattaatagttttacctGGTTAGCGATGACACAAGCTCTGTTGACAGCCTCAGCCTCAACTTCCTCATCCCTGGACAACGCATGACCCTCGGGGCCGGTCACTCCCGCAGCCAGCAGCTTCTCAGTATTGCGAGCTATTATACTGCCGTTTTCAGCGTGAATCTGCAATTATGACGTCGATTTTTATACAGAGTGTTTTAAACGCAATGTAATgatgatattatgataaaagttaaatgactttatgatttaataatgCATTCTAAGTTTATAAAATCACGTTAATAAAATGCCCTATGAAAGATTTTCATGCGAATATATGGGCATTATACTCGTGTTATGTTAACTTAACTATAGCCTTTTTTTAACACTGAAAAAAACGTGGtacacgtttcccccacgggtaCAGTGGTGGGGGGGAGGATGTGGGGCTTGCCGGTGTGtaaagcgccgagtgcgccccgaacatcggaatactcattaaaaaaccagcagtaccctttccgtcttaaaaaggagcgccacgggatcgctttcgcatgctaccgtgaactATATAGTCTGCTCCAATCTGAGAACTGCTcaagataaacaaacattagatttacaaatttaatgcaatttgctcttgattaatatattttaattaattacttcaatCCATCATtgaactacttatatccatGTTAATTTTACTTCTATAGTTTCGATATCAACATCGAATTAACGAATGAATGATGAAAACAAAGATTATTCTCGACCAAATATCGCGTAAATTTAAtgtctgttgtttttttttactactctTGTGGTTGAAACAGACCATATAAATctgattatttaaaacaatatatatattaagaagatTCCTTAAAAAGTAACCAATAATTTTAGACAAGAAGATTTTTGagcaactttataaataaatatattttagttaattctCAACTCAAATACAATTTGGCTATAGTTATCACACGaaacaaaaaagccgagatagcctagtggttagaacgcgtgaatcttaaccgatgatcgtgggttcaagcccgggcaagcaccactgaatgttcatgtgcttaatttgtgtttataattcatctcgtgcttgacgatgaaggaaaaaatcgtgaggaaacctgcatgtgtttaatttcattgaaattctgcacatgtgtattcaaccaactCGCAGCTTggcgcagcgtggtgaaataagctccaaaccttctcctcaaaagggagaggaggccttagcccagcaatgggagattaacaagctgttactgtactgtactgtactgtactatcaAACATAATATCTTCATTTGTACTCACTAGAGGCAACGCCTTCAATTCGACACAGGTCTCCATGACCTGGCAGAGCTCGTAATCATTCAGCATCCAGGCATCCTTGTAAGCCATAAACATCTTGAACGAGTTGATGCCATGCTCCGCAACCAGCTGCTGCATTTCTTTCTTCACCGATGGCGACCACCAGGTGACACCGACGTGGAGAGCGTAGTCACAGCACACCTGAAGGAAGATTTTAAGATGGTAAGTAAGGAGGTAGCGATAAGTGGTCAGTGAGCCATAGGCATTTTAAGCATTATCTATTCCCTGCTCTGGAAATattggaattttaatttatgtaatcttTAAACCATGTAATAATTGACTCGCTCATTGTTCTCGATAGTAGattcatcatttttatattgatatttagagAAATTGAAGCCCGaatctttgatatttattttgtgtttgttttatatgtttcaCTCATAGCTAgtccataatatattatgacattCCAAACTTAAAATAAACGGAATATTCTAGAACGGCTCACGTAGTTTCATGACCACATTTTATTAACGAAAGGTTAACTGCTTTACTGTtacaactaaaatttaaaagcgGATGTTTTTAACGGTCAACAATAAAACCAACtatgtaattaatgaatatactttcactaatttaaatagtaattacttAGTTTAGGGGAAATGCATGTTAACACGTACATACAAAAGTATTACTTGAATTACACTCGAAAACTCGAAAAGCGGTCACTAAAACGGTATGCATTTTAATTGAGTGAAAAGTGATATGATTTCAAACAGAAcgaattgatttgtttttcacTCGATTCCCCTTAAAGTATTGAAATAATAGCttattcctactccgattggaatagatAAGTATAGTATGTTCAAAATAAtgagacattttatttaagattttatagtAGACCGCGTTTGCCTAGGAACTACCAGTGAGTACCGAATagctagtaatttaaatatacttatagtcTATATAACATCGCCTACACTAAGGCTTctatggaaataaaaacataaactttattaaatttattaaatattatcttagcTTCATTATATTCGCAAATCGCATTTTGTaccaattaaatgatttattcgataaagtattttaaataaataaaacaacttgttttaaataaaacctcgtTACTTTATACCTATTTTTCAATCACTGTGACATCTAGGTATCACGATGTACCTCGTGAGTCCCAAGTCTATCAGCTACGTATAATCGTTAACAATTATCATAACTTAGATCCACGACCATGAGGGATACCGCATGCATAGTATTAATTTAGTTTCTTGGGTCTTGACCAGACTATTAGCCAGTCAACACCCTTTCAAGATAAATCATTTTCATGACGACAGCAGTTAAATAAACAGCACTCAGGCACCCTACTAAACCGAAACAACCAAacgatagcgcgatttaaaataCACCCAACGCCATCTATGAGTAGCGGGTACGAACTAAATGCGTAACTTGCTGAAATGTTAAAACggcaaactatataaatatatatataaatacataatatatttcattcgaatatacatgtatatattgaGGGTATTCTCTGAATATTCTCGTATTGTATTCGGTGAGATAGTTGTGCACTTTTTTGGTAATCAAAAAATCCTGCAGGATCAGTTCATCATCGGACAGCTGAAGACTACAATTACCGGTGTGCACGGACCGAACTTCCGCTCGCGGGCGCTTAGCTGGGCCTCCCCTAGGGGTCTCACCTGGCTTGGTTGCACGCGCTGAGGTCGTGGTGCCCGTGCATATCCTACAAGAGCAGTAATCCGACACCACCATCATGTCTGAAGGGAGGGAGccgccccccccccccttagacCAACGCAAGCGTGGCCGAAGCAGGTCCGGCATCGCGCGGTCAGTTGTTCGAAGAGACATCTTCGACAACTCGACCGTGCCTGTCACTCTCACCCCCGCCGCCGCCCCACGTATTCGCATAATTCATGCAGAAACCGGAGGAGAGGACGTTCATCGGGCTGCTGAAGCAGACTTCGCTGCCACTGTAGCTGAGTCTTCAGCAGGCACGGAAGGAGCCAAGCGCCCGAGACCGGACTCTTCTGCGGAGTCTTTAGAAGGGGAGGACAAGCGCCCCAAGACCGACGTCTCCCCCGCATCACCGCCGTACGGATCGCCGCAGGACTCGGCGTCTTCATCGCGCGCGGCATCGCCTACAACGGGCGAAGCAAGCGAAGAAGGACGGCCAAGGGAATTACCACCGCCGCGATCCCCCTCTCCGATGGAGGGGGGGTCGCAAGACATCTGGCCGCGTGACTCGACGAGCTACGCGGCCCTGCCATCGACGGTCGAGGAGAAGACAGCATCCCGTACCACATCACCGCAACCGGGGCCGTCAGGGGTCTCCTATGCGGCGGCCGCTGCCGCTCCAGCGTCGCCCAGGAGTCGGGCCCCTGCACCGGTACCAGCCCCAAGAACGACGCCTCGTTCCAGCTACCCGCCGATTACGGCGGAACGCTTACCGAACTGGACGAGGCACTTTGAGGTGCTGAAGAGCAAGCTTGGACACGCCCCGAACGCACGCCCTTTGGGAAAGGAAATGCGCTTCCTGCCCGGATCTGCGGAGGAGTTCCGGGTCATTCAGCGCCATTTTACTGAGGCCATGAACCAGGACAAGACAATATCCTGGTTCTGCTATAGCCCAGCCGCGGAACTGCCAACCAAGGTGTACATTAGGGGGCTGCCACTCGATACACCCCCCGAAAAGGTGATCGCCGCCCTGCGCAGTCTAGGGTTCCCTGCACAGAGCGCGAAGGCGATCCCAGGCGGAAGAGGTCGACATGGGTGCACCTATTTCGTCCAGCTGGTGCACCTGAAGGAGCAGGAGCTCAGAAGTGATATATttatcgatgattgtagtgcactgccacctacaatacctgcatgtggccatacgatgcctgacattaaaatcaggcaacgtgatgtgcgtgcggagctgcaatcacttgatatacggaaagctagtggtcccgatggaataccagtcatagtgctgaagaagtgcgcagcggagctgtctcctgtgttaacgcgcctgttccaactttctctcacagtaaaggtcacaaacacccttgaacctttacaattgcgtcgcgagatagcagcactgagcgctttctatcgactgtatcacggcgagtgctctgaggaattattctctctaattcctgcttcccccttccttcttaagtccacgcgagctggttctcgatgtcaccgcctaactgtgacatcaattccatcgcgaacaaagaaatttggcaactcctttttttgtcgcacttccaaaaaatggaattctttaccagctcacgtgttcccctcctcttacaacccgggttccttcaaacgaggcgtgaagaggcatcttgcgggcggcaaggcgaaggcggctagtgcagaacgtttttcccgtctgtactggccgtcgtcgcgtttggactctactaccacttaccatcaggtggaatagagtcatttgccctcccggcaaatatatataaaaaaaaaaaagtttatacaaAACAACTGAGCTCCTGTGCATGCCCGGCCTGCTGATCGAGGCCTGGAGAGGCGCGAAGAGCCCACCTCAATGCCACCGCTGCCAGGCATTTGGCCACTCCTCGGCTAATTGCCACAGACAACAAAGGTGTGTTCGTTGCGCCGGCGAACACCTGGCACGGGACTGCCCGAGGCCGATATCAGAACCACCAACGTGCGCAAACTGTGCCAAGGCGCACACAGCAAAGGACCGGAGGTGCCCGGTCTTCAAGAAAGAGGCAAGAAGGAGGGGCATCAACGTGCCCGCCCCTCGCCCGAACGGACCAAGAGCACAGCCAAAGGGTGACAAGGAGCGTGTCCCCCCGGTAGGCAGATGATCGGTCGCCCTATCGTCGCAGAACCTAGAGCGACGATAGCAGTCGATCAGCAAACAAAACGGCCACCTCCTGCGAAGAAAGCCACGGAGGAGCGAGCTAAGCTCGCGACCCCAGCAACTCTGGCGCCACCAGCCAACCAGCCGACGGCCAGGGACCAACAGTTAAGGAAGCCTAGCAAAAAGAGGAGGAAGAAGAAGAGGGCAGCTAGGCCACCCAGGACTGAGCCTGCGGCGGCATTGACGCCGCAGCCCAGGAAGGCAGCGACGGAGCCAAAGTCCGCTCCAGCTGCCGCCACGCGGCCGGTGGTGTGGCAAGAAGCGCCTCCCCCTGTGCAGATGACAACCTCGGCCAGTGCGAAAGGCCCGGACACCACCATCATCGTCCGGGTCTTCATGGAGGCACTGACAGCGATCCTGGTCGCCTATACACAAGGCCAGGA
Protein-coding regions in this window:
- the LOC126777874 gene encoding dihydropyrimidinase isoform X12, whose product is MAGPVAQSLTGINIKSSQNRLLIKNGRVVNEDGMEDADVYIEDGIIKEVGRNLIIPGGTRTIDATGLLVMPGGIDPHTHFELEMMGAKTADDFYKGTRAAVAGGTTTVIDYVLPQKGQSLIEAYNHWRQKADNKVCCDYALHVGVTWWSPSVKKEMQQLVAEHGINSFKMFMAYKDAWMLNDYELCQVMETCVELKALPLIHAENGSIIARNTEKLLAAGVTGPEGHALSRDEEVEAEAVNRACVIANQMNSPLYIVHMMSKSAVQALRLARTRQKQPLIGETLAATIGTDGSHYGNACFRHAAAHVLSPPLRARDTPAAIVDALAHDDLQIIASDNCTFHEKDKELGKGNFSKIPNGVNGVEDRMAILWQKAVNTGAMDPCRFVSVSSAAAARVFHLWPRKGRVAAGADADLALWDPRRERTVSAHTHHHAVDFNIFEGQHVIGSPQYVIVNGRVCLDDGELRVVEGFGKFLNTPPDSPTVYGARNEQQASDVSDGGRESPRASPAYTNGTPTELSISNKQMEGLSVSGCSTPTGRKMREPGQRDLQNSTFSISKELEGLDTKTSVRVRNPPGGKSSGLW
- the LOC126777874 gene encoding dihydropyrimidinase isoform X17, translating into MAGPVAQSLTGINIKSSQNRLLIKNGRVVNEDGMEDADVYIEDGIIKEVGRNLIIPGGTRTIDATGLLVMPGGIDPHTHFELEMMGAKTADDFYKGTRAAVAGGTTTVIDYVLPQKGQSLIEAYNHWRQKADNKVCCDYALHVGVTWWSPSVKKEMQQLVAEHGINSFKMFMAYKDAWMLNDYELCQVMETCVELKALPLIHAENGSIIARNTEKLLAAGVTGPEGHALSRDEEVEAEAVNRACVIANQMNSPLYIVHMMSKSAVQALRLARTRQKQPLIGETLAATIGTDGSHYGNACFRHAAAHVLSPPLRARDTPAAIVDALAHDDLQIIASDNCTFHEKDKELGKGNFSKIPNGVNGVEDRMAILWQKAVNTGAMDPCRFVSVSSAAAARVFHLWPRKGRVAAGADADLALWDPRRERTVSAHTHHHAVDFNIFEGQHVIGSPQYVIVNGRVCLDDGELRVVEGFGKFLNTPPDSPTVYGARNEQQASDVSDGGRESPRASPAYTNGTPTELSISNNQMEGLSVSGCSTPTGRKMREPGQRDLQNSTFSISKELEGLDTKTSVRVRNPPGGKSSGLW